The DNA segment CGTTCCGATACGCTGATTCCCCCCGCGCCGGAGACGAGTACCATGGTCGCCGGACTCTGCGCGCGGGTGTTCGCCGTCTGGCGGCGCGTCCTCTCGCTGGCGTGGCCGGTGATGGCCGACCACACGCTCCGGACGCTGATGCGGACGACCGACGTCGTCGTCACCGGACTGTTCTCCCCGGCGGCCGTCGCGGCCATCGGACTCGCCGACCTCTACGCCCGCCTGCCCCTCCGCATCGGACTCGGACTCGGCGGGGGCGCCGTCGCGCTCTCCAGTCAGGACACGGGGCGCGACGCGACAGCGGACCGCGACGAGGCCGTGACCCAGGCGCTGGTCGTCGGCGTCCTCGCGGGCGTGCCGTTCGTCGCCCTCGGGTTTCTCCTCGGCGAGCGCGCCATCGCGTTGCTCGGCGCGTCCGACCGCGTCGCCGAGATGGGCGGCGCCTACCTTGCCGTCGTCTTCGCCACCGCGCCCGCCCGGCACGTGGCGCTGATCGGGGCGCGGTCGCTGCAGGGGACCGGCGACACCCTTACGCCGATGTACGTCAACGTCGTCGGGAACCTGCTCAACATCGCCGGCACCGCCGCGCTCGGCCTCGGATTGGGTCCGTTCCCGCGCCTCGAAATCGTCGGCGTCGGACTCGCCACCGCGTTCGGAAACGTCGTGGTCGCGGTCGCGCTGCTCGCGGCCATCGGCGGGCCGTGGACCGACGCGTCGTTCGCTCGCCCGACCGACGCCACCATCACGCGCCAACTGCTGGCCGTGAGCGTGCCGCGAACGCTGGAGGGATTCGCCACGACGGCCGCGGAGTTCCCGTTCAACGCCATCCTACTGGGTTTCGGCACCGAAGTCAACGCCGCCTACCAGGTCGGCCTCCGACTGCGCCAGCAGGTCACCAGCCCGCTCGCGCGCGGCTACCGCGTCGCCGCCAGCGTGCTCGTCGGCCAGACGCTCGGCGCGGGCGACCCCGAAGGCGCCCGGTTCGAGGGGTGGGCGACCGCCGCGCTGGCGCTGCTGACCGTCGGCGCCGCCGGCCTCGCGCTCTTCTTCGGCGCGAGCGCGTTCGCCCGCCTGTTCACGTCCGACCCCGCGACACTGGAGTACGCCGCGGACTTCGCCCGGGCGTACGGACTCGCCGCGCCCTTCCTGGCGCTGCTCACCGTGCTCTCGGGCGCGCTCCAGGGGGCCGGCGACACCCGGACGCCGCTC comes from the Halorussus vallis genome and includes:
- a CDS encoding MATE family efflux transporter, with the translated sequence MVAGLCARVFAVWRRVLSLAWPVMADHTLRTLMRTTDVVVTGLFSPAAVAAIGLADLYARLPLRIGLGLGGGAVALSSQDTGRDATADRDEAVTQALVVGVLAGVPFVALGFLLGERAIALLGASDRVAEMGGAYLAVVFATAPARHVALIGARSLQGTGDTLTPMYVNVVGNLLNIAGTAALGLGLGPFPRLEIVGVGLATAFGNVVVAVALLAAIGGPWTDASFARPTDATITRQLLAVSVPRTLEGFATTAAEFPFNAILLGFGTEVNAAYQVGLRLRQQVTSPLARGYRVAASVLVGQTLGAGDPEGARFEGWATAALALLTVGAAGLALFFGASAFARLFTSDPATLEYAADFARAYGLAAPFLALLTVLSGALQGAGDTRTPLVARATGMFGIMVGFSWLFGVRLGYGVAAVYAAIVCFFVWSFLVVAAGFRYGDWAARAAEMMDERASPERA